The DNA region GCGTGGTTGGCGACGACGACGCCGGGACGGAGAAAGCGGGGGAGGATCTGGCCCCAGGCGGTCCAGGGCTCGACGTCCTGATCGACGACAGTGGAGTCTCCGGCGATGTAGATGGTGGGTTCTTTGATCGGTTGAATTACGATGCTGCGGACGCTGGGGTTGTCGCCGTTGAACTCCAGCGTGAGCTTGTGGTCCCAGTCCATGTTGCCGTTACGCTCGCGAGGTTTGAGGTGGACGTGTTGCGTGACTCCAGAGGCGTCTGTGAACTCGGGATAGCGGATGTTGACGTCGAAGGTGTGCTTGGCGGAGGCGTTGGCGTGGATCGGGATTCTTTCGAGCATGAGGCGGCGGGCCTCGGCCCACACGGTGGTGGTGGAAGCTTTGTCCGATCCCAGAACTGTTGTGACTCGGTAGCTGCCTTCGGGGAGGGAGGCGGAGAAGAAAAAGGGCTTGTCGCTGGAGCAGGACTTTGAGGAGATGGCGGGGATGGTGTCGAGGTCGAAACCGGGAGTGGCTTCAGTGAAGGCGGAGGTGGGGCTGAGGGTGGTGTAGCCGGGCTTCGACGCTCCGCAGATGAATTTCTGCGCGGAGGCGGAGGGCAGCAGGTTGGTGGCGAGGGCCAAAGTTGAAGCGGCGAGGGTGAGGCGGTTCATGCTTGCTCCCTAATCAGTAGAAACAGTTTCAAAGGGAGAATATTAGCATTTGAAGCCGACAATGGGGAATAGGTGGCGGCTAGTGGCCTCCGGTTAGCCAGAGCATGTAGGGGTCGAGGAGCAGGAAGAGGATGAGGCAGATGGAGAGAAGGTCCATGTAGAGGCAGAAGAGGACTCCGACGTGGAATAGATCCCATTGTGGGCAGCGCATGCAACGAAGGGTGTCGGCGCCGCCAATGAGGGCAATACCTGCAGGGAGCACGAGAAAAGGGTTGGTGCGGTCGTTGGGAAAGCCGGAGAGGAGATAGGCGGCCCCGAGGCTGAGAAGCACGAGCGCGCTGCCCCGCAGGAGGGAAGTTTTGTGCGGATTGAGGATGCGGGATCTCATGCCTTGGCCCAGAACAGCTCAAAGCAAGGATAGGCCAAGCCGAGATAAAACTGCCAATTGCATGGGCAAAGTGAACCGGCTCCGCCGCGCATAGCGGGTAATTCGGCTTTGGGCTCTTAGAGGGCAGCTTTGGTGAGGTCGATGGTCTGCCAGTCGCCCCGTTCGATGCCAGCTCGAATCTGGGCAGGAGTTACACCCTTCATGGTTTGCTGGTAGGCGTAAACAGCTTCGCGCATGCAGGTGGAGCATGCGGCTCCGTGGGTCCCTTCGAAGCAACTATGCAGGCTATTGTGTCCCATGACGCGGTCGCAGTGGCAGTAGCAGGGCTGCTGATGGAGCACGGACGGGATCTTTGCCGCCATCTTATATACAGTCACCTGATATGGATGCGAGAAATAGGGGCCGGTGAGCTGATCGCCGCTCAGGACAGGCGGGAGGTGTTTCTTCGGCGCGGTCGCGTTGTAGGCCGGTACATCGTCGGAGGGGTTGGTCCACTGCGCAGACGCAACCATGGTTACAAGGCCTAACACTACACACCCGAGTATTCGCTTCATGTCGGACATCATAAATCGCGGCAGGAGGGAATACCAAATCAGGGCCGGTCTGCTGCCTGCCGGAGGGGGAATGCGCCAATTTGTTCAAGATGAAAATAGCGAAAGCTAAAGGGGATTAAGGATTTGGAGCACCCGGACCAGATGATCAACAAGAAGGTCAGCCTAAAAGACAAAAAAAAGGCGGCATGAACGATGGTTTGTTCATGCCGGGAGGCCAGTGACGCAACTTGTGTCAGCCGTGAATCGATGATGCGGGCTGAGAAACTTGTTCGGTGCGGATACTCACGCTTGCCGATGAATTGAATATACCACAATGTGTATCCGCA from Edaphobacter paludis includes:
- a CDS encoding permease, which encodes MRSRILNPHKTSLLRGSALVLLSLGAAYLLSGFPNDRTNPFLVLPAGIALIGGADTLRCMRCPQWDLFHVGVLFCLYMDLLSICLILFLLLDPYMLWLTGGH
- a CDS encoding CYCXC family (seleno)protein: MKRILGCVVLGLVTMVASAQWTNPSDDVPAYNATAPKKHLPPVLSGDQLTGPYFSHPYQVTVYKMAAKIPSVLHQQPCYCHCDRVMGHNSLHSCFEGTHGAACSTCMREAVYAYQQTMKGVTPAQIRAGIERGDWQTIDLTKAAL